Genomic DNA from Larus michahellis chromosome 3, bLarMic1.1, whole genome shotgun sequence:
AGAGAGGCAATGAGGAGTCCCCAGTGTCTGAATTAAGAGAGACTGGAATGGACAAGACACTTCAGCTCGTATTAAAGCCCTTGACCCGACGGCTCGGTGTAACAGTTTCCTAGGAGATGATCCAGGTTTTGGGAGGGCAGAGAACAAAACCTGAGCCAGTCTTTCCTTCGAGGGTACGAACGGAGGACCAACTTCGCTGGCCCATTGGGCCAAACATTACACTTGAACAATGTGACAGTTATAACAGCGGCCAAACTTTAAAAACCTGTCTTTGCAGAAAcgtaaacaatataaaaaaatattttaataacaggCCACAACCTTAGAGGTTTTTGAGCTTAAATACCTGGGAAAGGCATACTCTGCCAACAGATGAAACAGTAAGATACATACAAAACCAAGAGATACAAGTttaacaaatgtttaaaataattggGTTTCACCACAGAATCTTCATTTGAAGGTTACTTTTGTGAGAAAACATTCCCTGCAGCAGGTAGACTCCTTCACAAAGTGACAGAAATCTGGTCATGTCAGTTACCCACTTACTGAGGAAACACCGCAGGGTTACAGAGACCCTAACAGACTCGCAGCTACCAAAGCGTCgtcacagaaaacagagcaaacaagctgtaggcaaaaaaaaaaatacttgaacgTGTTTGCCTACGCATGCAACTGGAGTATACAAGaccaaaaaacaaagaaaaaagatggagagCTTCATATAGGGAATTTCcagtcattttgaaaatgaacgatattttttctttgaaaaaaaataaaatcaaagttccCAGATGCTGTTTCTTAAGGCATGCTATAGCTATAGTAGCCGATGGCTCAGATTCACATCCACAGAAACTGATATTTTACCTAAAATGGCTTTCCTGTCTCGCCAGTTTGTCATTTCTCAAAGTCTCCTAAGTGGCTTTTGAGTAGACATATCTTCCTTGCATGCACCTAAGACTCCCTTGTTAATCCCAGAATCTCCTGTGCACGAAACTCAATAAGCAGAACAGCCCTTAACTGTAGCTAGAAGATGGTTTCAGCTTCTGGATCCCTCTCTAAAGGATAAAAGCATACGACAGTTACACATAAACAGCACCTACAAAAAACGCTTACAGTGCACATGGAAAACGTAGTGAACATGAACAGATTTCAAAGGCTGACTTGACTCTACCCTCAGGCTCCATCATCAGCCCACCTTTCAAACTTGCTCCAGGCAGTATACCCTCGCGCTAGAACGGCAAACAACTGGGATAACCAGAAGTAGCGCTAATGAACAATAAACCCATACCTGGGCACTGCCTTCTTGAAATCCACCCCCCATTCACATACACGGTAACAGCTCTTCGCGTTTCAGATCTACCTCCGAGGTTAAACTGAAGCACTTTGAAAGAACAAGCTTAGCTTGTAAACCCTGGGGTTTTTTAAAGCACAATGAGAATTCAAGTCCTATTCCTCTTCACATTTATAGGCATTATAAGAATAATGCTACTTTGTATGCCCTATGTATAGAAAAGTGTATGCTTATAcagcactatatatatatatataaataggaACTATCAACCAAAGTTTGATTTCAAACTAGAATTGCAACGACCCCTGCGATTTAGAAACAGGAAGTAGCTCTTCTGATCTCTCTTTGGTAAGCAAAGAGTAGAAAGGATCATATCTCACTACGATCTAACATCCTCCACCAGGAAAATGAAAAACCTACCATTAACTTTGCAGGATATGCCCAAAACACCAGGTCTGACAATATTGCCCCGTGTTGTTTGCCAAAGAAGAGGCAGGAATGATTGGAGAGTCATCAGCCAGGAGCAAgtgcttctttttgtttgttttctagctGCTTAAGTGTGAAAGTTCAAGAATTCTGTGTTTGTCAACAGTGCTGCGCTTGGAGACTGTACCAAATGATGTTGTTTATCTAATAGTACGTTCCAGCTACAGTATGTTTCTGCCCAGCTCTATCGCTACTTATGAAAATTAATAATTGACATGCTCTAAGACTCAGAAGATTATAAACTAATTTAGCCATTTCTTCCTGGTCCTCTGTGGAAATCTGGAAACATCTTACGAAGTATTTCAGTTAGCTTGAGCAATCCTGGAGTCAGACCCAAGGAAGCTGAACATCGTAGTCACCAACTCAGGGAGATCATAATCATGTTTCCAACCCCAATCTCTCCGGGCGTTCCCATCATCAAAGTTCATCGGCCAACTGTCGGCTgcagtgaaaagaaagaagaaacacgGAGCGTGAGGTTTAAGAATTAAGATGTATCATCATTGGCCATTTGAAGTCCTAAAGCTGAATTTAAGACTTGAACCGTACAGGAGCAATTTGCAAGtgcctaaaaagaaaagaaactctgtTTTGCCCTCAACATTTTTTTCATACCAAAGAAGCTGATACTAACCTATGGCCTGCCTGACTTTATCCACGTTGTAGGTCACCTGGAGTTCAGGAACGTGCTTCTGCACCTCTTGGGCCAGCTCCTCAGGAGTGAAGCTCATGGCACTGATGTTGTACGTCCTCATGCTCAGTGCCTCCGCAGGGGCCTCCATAACCTCTAGAGTGGCTTTCAGACAGTCATCAATATACATCATAGGGAGACGAGTGTCTGGCTTTAGGTTGCACTGGAATTTGCCGGTCTTTATGGCATCGTGGAAAATCTGGACAGCATAATCTGCAGAAAGGAACAATGGACGTGTGTACTCATCCGCCTCAATCTGTTGTTCACCTGATGACAGTCAGCAATCCTCAGACCACCCCCAAAGTCTCCTGTCTAGAGTCTAGCAGCAGAACTGTGTATTATTTGTGTTGTACAGCAGGAGTGCAAGTCATTCTGAACTATCCCGATGCTATTCTAGCATTTGCACCTTGCAACAAGACAGCAGagtttaaaacacttttaaaggaAATGGTCTCAATGAGTGCAATTGATCCGAAGTCCCTCAGATACTGTTTAAATGTAAAGGCTACAGTATTATGGCCTAGGCTGGAGTGGACAAAAAGTATTGGTGTAACACTGTTAAAACACCAGCTCTACACTGATGCTCTACACGGATTAAATTTCTACAAACACGTTAAAAAGGACTGTACTGGTTTTTTGCTGTTCTTCCCTGCAATCCTGAGAAATACATGCAAGTCACTCACCAGTTGTTCCCCCACCAGGCTGAGAGTCGGCGGATATAATTCCTGGATACCTCAGGCAGCGGAAGTCTAGGCCATACCGGTAATGGTAGTACTACggagggaagagagaaacttAGCTTTATGCATCAGAAGCAGGCCACACAACTCACTGATTTTTCACAGGACAAATCTGCCACAGGACAAACCTCCATTCCGTAACCGTCCCCTGACagggatgaaagaaaaggaactaCTGAACAGTCTCCATATTCCCTGCCAGGTAGCTCAgctctctgcttgctcttttctaGTTTTCTTCCACATCAGTAGATATGGATTGGTGTCTAATGTATGGTCTAGATCTAGTgttcagaaactgaaaattccTAAGTTTGTGAGACATTTCAGGTTAATACAGTCTTCAGACCTGCCTTCATAAATTGGACTTCATTCCAATTCAGACTGTCCTTCATAAATTTCAAGCATGAGCAAACCGTATGTAAAAATATCGGCTTTAacaatgttatttttctaatagtttttctaaaaaaactaCAAAGCCAAGACAGAAGTTGTGCATGCACAGACTCCCGCAGCGTTGACttcagagtctttttttttttgggcagggGGCCAAAGTCATCAGTGTCTAGCACGCTTTCGCAAGGCTTTGTACACTGTCATTTATGCAATGCCATTCATACTGGCAGATGAGGCAGAGAGGCCAAAGTCAAATGAACCAGGGAAAGAAATTATATCGAAAGTTAGATGTTTGCCAGCTTCCCATTCTTTGTACTTTTTCCAACAAAACTCAAAAAGATAACCTCGTAACCCggttgagtaacctggtctaatgggaggtgtccctgcccatggaaggggggttggaactagatgatctctaaggtcccttccaaccattccATAGTATTTTTCCTGAAGTGCTGCCTCAGACAACTATTGAGTACTAAAgcctgaaggaaagaaagaatgggGAGAACACCACAGCAGTGAGGAATCTTATGAAAGCAATGAAGTTCTCCCAGAACTTTCATGAAATAAATAAGTTAAAGAATTCTCACTTCTCCCATGAGCTCAGCGTGAACCTTGGAGACTCCGTAGATTGTCCTTGGTCTCTGAATGCAGAGATCAGGAGTTGGATCTCGAGGCGAGGTGGGTCCAAAGGCTCCAATAGTGCTTGGAACAAAGAGTCTCAAATTATGCTCAGCTGCAATATCCAGAACATTGTGTAAACCTGGAACAAACAACAGGATTTATCAGAACATACACTGCACTTTCTGAAGTCTctgcaggagccaggaacttGAAATCCTTGTCACATACCGGTAATATTTACAGCTCTGGCCAAAGGGACGTTTGCTTCTCCAACAGCACTGAGCAAAGCGCTGTAGTGGAAGAGCCAAGTTATCCGATTATTCACCACTATCTCACGTAAATTCTTGTAGTCCAAAATATCTGCGTAGATAAAAGGACCTAGAAGAAATGGAACCAGTAGGAAATTGAACGCCAGGAAGAATGGATGTAAAGAAAAGTTCTATATGAAACTCAAATTGCTGCCTCTTGATCACACCTCTATTCAGGATTTGACTGCGTAGCAGAACACACACCTAACAGGAGTGGTCAATAAATTAGTaaataagtaggaaaaatgaAGGGAAACTGCTACCTCTTCCTCAACAACAGTCTGATGCAAGAACTCCTGTTTTATCCAGCCAACAGCATGGAAACAGGGAACATGAACAGCTAGTGTACACTACTGCAATATCTAAATACAACATTAAACAGTAATGATGAAGAAAAACTTATACAAgtctctaataaaaataaaagaatccaaAAAACCTACTCTACATCCATCTTACCATAAAAATTGCCtgagcacagaaaaacaaaaatttaactTCTAACTTATTCCCTCCAAAAGaataatggagatttttttttttttttttttttaaaaaaacagcaggagCACAAGAGCCAAGCTCATCTTGACTCAAGTAATTATTCTGGTCAACAAGGTGGCAAAGacagtgaaaaatacaaaaaaaaaaaatatttggaaaaaggaaataactgaCAGAAGAAATCAATGTCTTGGCAAGATTTCAAAGCAGGAAGGCATTATCCAGAAGTTTCGAACAGCAACTTGTGCAGTTTAATCCACGTATCAATTAAACAATGGTAATCAGTCTATCAATATCAGAGGTAAAGTcaagaatttttttccatatgcCCCCCCAGTCACTTACCGCTATAAAAAACATTATCTGCAGGCTTTCTAATGTCAGACAAGATCACATTGTTCTTTCCAAAGCGTTTCCTGTATAAAAATACCCACACAGTACAGTGAGTCCACAGTCTTCAAGATAATTCTTAAGTCGCTATGCTGCTATTTTGTTTAGCAGGAGCAATATTAGAACAACAATAATTTTCGCAATCAAATCAGTTGCTGCACTAAAAAACCCACCGGTCCCTTAAAAGTCAATGTAGCACCTTAGAAAATTATTAAACTACTTATAGTAACAGTGAAAGACTACATAAGGAGAGAGAAatcttttagaaaatgaaaatacattgagATGACCGACCTTCCTACCCTCTTCTTGCTGAAACTTTTACCCAGAGATAATCTACTTCCCTGCATACAACAAAAAGCCACTGGTCTTGCTGTAACTGCAGATACTTTTATATCAAAGTAAATACAACTGAGTAATCTCTACCTTGTGCTTTTCTAATCAGCACAAGGCCATCATAGAGAGCAAGTCTGATGGCACTGGAGTACATTCCAGCCTTCCGTTATTGGGATGACTTTTCAACCTATCACAGAAATGGTACAAAACGGTCAAACTGCAATACGGTGTCGAATGCAGTGAGTCTGCTCATTTTTGGTCATAGTCCAAATCCTCTGCAACAAACACTGTCCGTGTGTAAATGATGCTCTGGAGCTGAGTAGGCGTGGATACAGACAATGATACAGACCAGGGAGAGCTCTCAAAGTATTTGACATTTCTTGAAAATATACCTTGAAAAAAATAAGGTAACTGTGTATGTTAATGTGTATGAGGGAACAGAAAGTAGccagaagaaatttattttcgATTTACACCTTTTGCTCCATCAGTTCATCTTTCACCAAATCATAAAAACTTAAGATCTGGTATCCtaacctttatttttgtttgccctTTACTAAATATGGCACATTATTCCTGAAGCTACTTAACTGAAATTCTAAGAAAGATAAAAGTCAGCAGTTGCAAAGCCCAACAGCTGGGTAGTTAGCAAAGGACTATGTATTTTTTCAAGTGGATGTTtgcacttttttctcttctgtaatcCTTTGTCTCTCTATTGAGCACTCAATCCAGCCTTATTTGGCGAgaccaaaaaagagaaaaggaaaactggacaCCGTTGGAGGACTGAGATTCTGAATACTTCCATTTAACTGGACGCAACCTGAACTCAGAGGCTAGTCTCTTAGACAAAATTATGTTATTTTGGGAATTGTGACCAACGTACACACAGAAAGTACATCAGCAAACCTAAACCAAGcactggagtaaaaaaaaaaaaaaaaaatagaaaaagaccAAGAGGCATAAAAAGAATCTGCAATTGTCACTAGGAGTCTTTCAAAAACAGCTTTCCTGAAAATTAGTGCTTCTAAAAGTTACAGCTAAAGCTTGAATACGTCACTAGCAGTCAGACAACGAATCATGACATACCTCAGAAGCTTCGCAAGTCCCACTCCAAGCTGACCAAGACCACCTAAAAGGCAACACATAAGCGgcaaaaatcagaggaaaagtgATCTCAAAATACAGATTTCCGTTATATGTATCACACCAGGACCGAGTACTATTTTTTTCAGCGAGTCAGAGAGCTTCTATATTTTTCTCAAGGAAAACCCAACGAACTGGGTTTAGTAAATTTATGGAATAAAAATAGTAGGAAAGTTCACATGGGACTCTGATCTTATCACTACTAAGGGGAAAGTCATCACAATTCCAGAATATATTGAGTATTTTTGCTTCCAGTATTACGCtcagcggggagggaggaggggagtgggggaCTCGACTGAGAAGCCGGAGCAGGAATACAGTTACGACAGGAATGCTGACCTGTAATTAGCACCCGAGGATGATCAGACTCGGAAAAAGAAACCGAGTGAAAGCTAGCATCGGAGGCCACCTGGCGGGGTGAGACTCCAATACACCGAACAGGCACGATGGAAATCCCACATCCACAACCAGAGCTCTGTAGCAGCTGGCTGACAGCTCTGCTCACGTTTTTGACAATTGGCATCTTCCTCTTTCAAATATCCTGtgagaacaagagaaaaagattAGTCATAAATGACTCAACCGCATTAAACAGTTTAAACACTCCCTTAGAAAACTCTGAAGAGTTTCAGAGAAGTGTGATGCAATCCAAGTCCTAGCTGATGTGCCAACTGAGTGCCACGTCTACTAGAAACAGCCCGTGAAGTAACATGAACGGAGGTAATGTATTCACCACAGTGAGCTCAATATCCACAGCCCCCGCACAGACTCCAGTATAACGAACAGTGAGAATCTAGTTCAAGTTTAAGCCTTTTTAAAACAGTCACTAGTAACCACGGTTTCAAGCGCAAAAGACAACAAATACAGAATTCAGCAAGTTCAGCTGCTATGACTTCACAGCGTCACCGCAGCTCCTTCTGAGTGAAAGTTTTGTAGGCTGCCATGAATAAGCAGCCCTTCTTAGTATTTCATCAGCAAGATACAGCTAAGCCAATAGAGGCAGCAGTAAATCTCTTTAGAGCGCTGCTTTGCTCAAACTTAATAAGCATGACGGACAGTACCCAGGAAGTGAacaaaggagaagcagtatttaCCCAGGACTCGTGAAAATCTCCCAACtacttcacacacacaaaaaatacatgATTTGCTTATAATAACACATTGCAAAAATATCCCTAAGTTACCCCGAGCTACATGcaactttgattttctttctctccaaatcTTTCACATTGGGGAAGGAAATGGAGAACTCTTAACTTGCAGTCATTTAAATTCTTCCTTATCCCCCTTCAAACAACTTTTAACTCTCTCTCCCAACGTGACAGAATGAGTAGGTTTAAAACACGTTTAAAACTGCTTGAGATTACTCTGTCAATTCCTTTCTCATATGTGTTCTTGTGGCACACATTATAAAAAGGAGACGCAGGAAGAAGGAAGGCCACAACAAGAAATTACATCAGCTAATTGCCACAGATGAATTCCAGCACTACCAATTCTTGCATGCGtagaaaagcaaacaagtaaTTAACGTGGGTGTTCTTTTCACCTACAGCAACACATAAGACTGAGAATTTTCTGATACTTCAGGGAGTCCTGCTATTTAAATACAGAAGACTTGCTAAACTACCTATCACCTGCTTAATATGATACCTCCCCCAAAAACGTGCATTATTAAAAAGCACATTTGCATATTTAAACTGCTCAAAGAGCCTTATTCTGAGATGCATCTctcactgccccccccccttAGACTTGTTTGCTCACTTGTTTATTGCCTTGAGAAGCACGGTCAATTAGTATCCTGATGAATTAGCCAAGCCTCTGCTGCACCTCACAGCCATAAACCCATTAGAGGGATCAGTCTCCCTGATTACAGGCTTCATCTATTAAAGCTGTATCTCTCCTGTCACAGCGCTAGAGCAAACAAGCTATTCCTTGAGCACTGAAAGGGAAGAAGCCCCATTTCCTGAGGACTCCCCCTCAGAGGTAACTAACTGCTATCTAAGAGGTTATGACATCTCTCTCCTATCTAGATTTTCTAGCGTTGATTAGTACAATCCAGCTTATATCGCTGATGGGCCACGAAGATGataaagggactggagcatctctcctatgaggaaaggctgagagagctgggactgttcagcctggagaaaaggctctggggGGGGGATAttatcaaaatataaaaatacctaaAGGGAGGGTGCAAAAAGGACAGAACAAGGCTCtgttcagtggtgcccaggaccagaggccatgggcacacactgaaacacaagaggttccctctgaacatcaggaaacactttttttgctgtgagggtcaCCAAGCGCTGGCACAGGTTACCTAGGGAGAccgtggagtctccatccttggagatattcaaaagccatctggacatggtcctgggcaactgtctctgggcagcctgcttgagcaggggggttggaccagatgactcaATCACAACCATTCTCTGATGCTCAGCCAAGGCACTAATGAGATTTCTCTCCCCTGCAAGCCCACCTTCACAAAACAGACACGTTCCTGCTATTTTTGAGACTCAGTCCCTGTCAAGCTTACTGGAAATGAGCCAAAAATAGTTAGGGGTGCAGGAGAAGGTGGCAGCGGGCTGACATATCCAGACTGTTCAATCTCTTAAGACACATTTCTCCCTAGGAAACTAACATAAGAGTGTTAAAGAGCAGCATTAGCCCTTTAAAGAGCCATGATAATCCCCTCTTGTTTCAGAATGGGATAATAAACAACACTTACAGCACTAAGAGAGTCTCACTGGTCTCTGTTGCAGAAAATTTCCCCTTAAAGAACCTGAAAAGGCATTTTGAGTTCTATAAACAAAGTACATACTAAAGTTAGTTGCTACTAAAAATGCCACGCTAGGATCAGATTGGTTTCCCACCTACCAGACTGGTTTCTCCAAAACGCACCTGGAGTGAAACCACAGAGCCATAAACTGGGAAATTACTTGCAAGTCTAGGCTGACTCAAAAGAACAGTAAACACACTTTATACCAGACACTGAAAACACCCTGGCTCCCCAAACAGTGCAGCTGCATGCAAAAATCCCACCTACaacatgcatttatttctgtttcaaacatgaagggggtggggggggaaatggtgTAACTAGCTATTAAATTCTAGAAGTTGCCAGCAAGTGCACGGatatataaagaaattaatagCACCCCTTCAAAACACTTCCCCAACCCAACCATGAGACACAGCTAGCCCCAACACAGTCATTAACTCACAAAAGCAACCTGGACAGTAAAGCTCATTTTGCTAGATcaaatattcccattttaaaTAACTTCAAGGAGTTGCTAACAGCTCTCAACACAAGAAGTATTCATTtaagtggcattaaaaaaaaccctaatttttttGATAGGTTTCTCTTTCTTACTGTCCCAAAGAGGAATGAATACTCCTGTTCTGTTAGGAactggagagaaaagagaataaaatatattttcaacaccccccccccccccccatataaACTTCTGACGTGTTTCTCAGACACTGGTTTAACTCCTTGACCCAAACCGGTATTAGAAACTAGCTCTTTTGTTTTCTAGATCAAGTAAAATAAGGAAGTTTTATCCTGAAACATGGAAGTtgtttcccccaccccactgATTTAAATTAACAACCCACGCTAATTTCAAGGATTAAGCAATACACACTCGCATTTCTCCTCTTCTGTACTCACCTGTCCCTCAGTCCCTCAGCTCGGTGACAGAGCAGAAGCAGGGTGGTGTGGCAATTTATAGGACACTGCCTCTTCTGAAAGCCAATCAAAACGTGACAGAAAGTAGGAGTTGTcccacaccttaaaaaaaaaaaaaaaaaaaaaaaaaaaaaaagagagagagagagaaagcaagcacttgagagcagcagcagccagggataTCACTTCGTTACCATTTGcttgctttt
This window encodes:
- the LOC141741430 gene encoding L-threonine 3-dehydrogenase, mitochondrial, producing MPIVKNVSRAVSQLLQSSGCGCGISIVPVRCIGVSPRQVASDASFHSVSFSESDHPRVLITGGLGQLGVGLAKLLRKRFGKNNVILSDIRKPADNVFYSGPFIYADILDYKNLREIVVNNRITWLFHYSALLSAVGEANVPLARAVNITGLHNVLDIAAEHNLRLFVPSTIGAFGPTSPRDPTPDLCIQRPRTIYGVSKVHAELMGEYYHYRYGLDFRCLRYPGIISADSQPGGGTTDYAVQIFHDAIKTGKFQCNLKPDTRLPMMYIDDCLKATLEVMEAPAEALSMRTYNISAMSFTPEELAQEVQKHVPELQVTYNVDKVRQAIADSWPMNFDDGNARRDWGWKHDYDLPELVTTMFSFLGSDSRIAQAN